AAGTGTTATAACGTTACTCTAGGGGTTCTTAGAACGTTCAATAAGGGCGCAGACCTCAAGTTTAATGAAGTTAACCTAGATTTATTAGAACGTTTCCATAAATATCATATGGCAAAAGGCAATAGCCTCAACGGGCTTTCCAACTATATGCGAAACATTCGCGCCTTATTCAACAGAGGGATCAAGGCAGGGATTATTGAACAGGAAGCTTATCCCTTTATTCATTATCAGATTAGAACGGAACCTACAGCCAAACGGGCTTTAGACCTCCATTCCATTCGTAAAATCGTGAATCTTAAATTAGAGGAAGATGATCCGCTGTTTCATCACCGCAACTACTTCTTGATATCCTATATGCTCTATGGGATGCCATTTATTGATTTAGCTTTTTTAAAACTTAAGGACATTCAGGATGGCAGGGTTAAGTATAAAAGGAAGAAAACCGCCAAACAGTATAACATCAAGCTTACTGATCAGGTTATTGAACTTCTTGCTCCTTATACAAAAGATAAGGAGCTCGATGACTTTATCTTCCCGTTCATTCATCGAGAAAGTCTGGATCATCAATATAAAGACCTGCATCGGGCACGCCGCCTCTATAATTTAGGCTTGCGTAAAATTGGAGAAAAATGCCAGATTCAACAGACACTCACGGCATACGTAGCCCGGCATAGCTTTGCTACCCAGGCTATGCTGCAAGAAGTGCCGTTACAGGCCATATCAGAGATGCTGGGGCATACCAACTTGAATACCACTCAGGTTTATTTAAAATCGCTACCTAGTAACATTTTAGATAACTATAATGAACGGATTGTGATGATTTAGCAAGGATTTCGAAAAATTTAGAACTATAGTAACCGAATACAAAAATTCATCAAATTAACTATATTATGTCCTACAGTTGGTAAAATCAAATTTCCCGAGAATTTTCTCAGAATACCCAAACTCAACGAGGTAATTAGGGTTATGTAGACAATCGTAATATAATCTACTTTAAATTCCATAGCTTCCGTTAGCACGACACCATGAATCATTGCGAACAGAAAGGTTACGATTATAAATCCCCAGCCAAAAAATATACCTTTCACTTGTTTCGTAGGAATAAAGGCTTTACTCAACAACCATAAAAGAATACCCCGGTAAACGATTTCATTTATATCCTCTTTTTCCAATAACACCCTGATTTCTTCCAGTGCCTTTTCAGATATAGAATGTTGTACACCGAACACTTCCTGTAACACCAAATCGACACCTGCTCCATATGTGTTGAACTCCATGTCTTTTGCTGATCGGGCATTTACAATGTTGTTTTCTCTTTTGAATACAAAAACATTGTTGGGAAAGCAATCGGAAATAATAAAAGGAGAATGGGAAGTAAGTACCACATCTTTTAAAAGATTATTACCTCCTCCTGCCTTGATGCTGTCGGACAATACGCGGATGAATTTGCTGCGCCAATCGGGATTGAAATGCGTTTCTGGTTCATCCAGCAACATGAGCGTGCGCCTGTCTTTTAGAAGTAGACAAATACCCATGGTGTGCAGAAACTGGTGTTCACCATCAGAAAAATCGCGCAATAGCAATTCCTTATATTTAGTAGGATTTTCCTTGATGCGTTTATCAATGAGGAAATCCAAAAAGTAAAACACTTTTTGATCGGGTCCGGGAAGTTGTAGTTTGCCGTGTGTGTACTTCCCTTTGGACTCGTACACTTCTTCCTTCGTTTCTTGCTCTACAAAGTGATTGTTAAGCTCATATAAATGTTGAAAAAAACGAAAGCAGGCAAGCGCGCTGTTGTTAAATATTTTCCGAAAGGCCTTTTTCATAGTGACATCCACATAAAAGTCGAGTAAGAGGTAGCTTTCACCTCTTACATATCCTTCCTCTTCTGTTCGATCCTCTTCATAAAAGGAGGTGGATATAACTTTTAGTTTATCAAGTATCGGTTTGATGTAGGCAAATACTGGGTAAGTAAGTTGTGTGTTTTTGTCTCCTTCAAATGCCTTTTTTAGCCGATGGTTATTGAGATGCATACGAAAACTGCGGAGTTGTCTAATCCCCAATTCTTTATGTAGCGGTTCCAGTGTCCTGTCTTCTTCAAAAAGCATACAAGACATCAATACTGCTTGGCTCATTTCCGCATCGATGTATGTTAAACTGTGTGCAGATTCTTTCCAAGTACCGCCTTGTGAAGCCAGTTGTGCATGTTCATCCAATCGGATTAGGCGCGACTTGAGAAAGGGAATACTCAAAATTTCGTTTTCACCCGATGAATAGCCTACTACCAATTCTGGTAGAAAACCTTTGCCTTCAGCCGATTTCTCGTTGCTTTTGGCAACAATTTCCATTTCCTTTTCACCGCTTTCCTCATTTGGTCTAACGAAACGTTGCCACATTTTAGGTGATTTACCTATTTCTTTAACAATGCGGATGTGATTGTATCCGGTTTCGAGGCCACTGGCATCTTTCGGGGCAATGAGGTATTCCACCTCAAACGAATCAGGGCCGTTCGGGTGGTGTGCCGGAGTGAAAAAGTGTTTAAACCCTTC
The sequence above is a segment of the Leeuwenhoekiella sp. MAR_2009_132 genome. Coding sequences within it:
- a CDS encoding restriction system-associated AAA family ATPase, encoding MKLLHLTIGTDFRSLDAGFKLAFRAQAENEELLQFQPFCFAGLNGSGKSNVLEALANIFYHLELCANRYKPEGFKHFFTPAHHPNGPDSFEVEYLIAPKDASGLETGYNHIRIVKEIGKSPKMWQRFVRPNEESGEKEMEIVAKSNEKSAEGKGFLPELVVGYSSGENEILSIPFLKSRLIRLDEHAQLASQGGTWKESAHSLTYIDAEMSQAVLMSCMLFEEDRTLEPLHKELGIRQLRSFRMHLNNHRLKKAFEGDKNTQLTYPVFAYIKPILDKLKVISTSFYEEDRTEEEGYVRGESYLLLDFYVDVTMKKAFRKIFNNSALACFRFFQHLYELNNHFVEQETKEEVYESKGKYTHGKLQLPGPDQKVFYFLDFLIDKRIKENPTKYKELLLRDFSDGEHQFLHTMGICLLLKDRRTLMLLDEPETHFNPDWRSKFIRVLSDSIKAGGGNNLLKDVVLTSHSPFIISDCFPNNVFVFKRENNIVNARSAKDMEFNTYGAGVDLVLQEVFGVQHSISEKALEEIRVLLEKEDINEIVYRGILLWLLSKAFIPTKQVKGIFFGWGFIIVTFLFAMIHGVVLTEAMEFKVDYITIVYITLITSLSLGILRKFSGNLILPTVGHNIVNLMNFCIRLL
- a CDS encoding site-specific integrase; this encodes MNTRFNLILDTRRKRKDNTFPIIFRLIHLGKSTSIATGYAVEKRYWDPVKQEIKKSYPDTFSVARLNTVLLKEKARGNDIINKLADQRKLRFLSLKELRDKITTKAVYDSFFDFGDQVVAELKAADRIGSAKCYNVTLGVLRTFNKGADLKFNEVNLDLLERFHKYHMAKGNSLNGLSNYMRNIRALFNRGIKAGIIEQEAYPFIHYQIRTEPTAKRALDLHSIRKIVNLKLEEDDPLFHHRNYFLISYMLYGMPFIDLAFLKLKDIQDGRVKYKRKKTAKQYNIKLTDQVIELLAPYTKDKELDDFIFPFIHRESLDHQYKDLHRARRLYNLGLRKIGEKCQIQQTLTAYVARHSFATQAMLQEVPLQAISEMLGHTNLNTTQVYLKSLPSNILDNYNERIVMI